A window of the Lolium perenne isolate Kyuss_39 chromosome 7, Kyuss_2.0, whole genome shotgun sequence genome harbors these coding sequences:
- the LOC127317339 gene encoding putative 1-phosphatidylinositol-3-phosphate 5-kinase FAB1C — protein sequence MGVPVARRSDSWSTDLAMTDWEHSADLGGRPINGGRGGATEQRGGGLDGPPVSPPERVPTPSSARSVGWRRFSSPGPLRCSTPGSISYDDGEDSDRYFSPGSELSQDTSDTDSMSTSISRLYTFRLASSPVQSPMKRPGLNGHRNSGHGYDDLDFSSSMDSPKGDGEQNDSTIHPIDFESNGIWFPPSPQHGGDDFENSFFEYDDDDYDNADGRNFGHGNHDSGGSDDLPGVEGKHNIAHKEFLRNALHGHFRALVSQLLQGHGVDLVDRWSDIVSSLAWQAATFVRPDTSKGGSMDPTSYVKVKCVASGNPNNSTFIKGVVCSKNVKHKRMVSAHENPRILLLGGALEHQKVTNKLASINSLLEQEQEYLKNAVAKIVAQRPHVLLVEKSIPMYAQELLAKDISLVLNVKRSLLERISRCTGGQIASSIDNVTSARLGHCQAFWIERVSETLAPKDSHRKSVKTLMFFDGCPRRLGCTVLLRGTSYEELRKVKLALQFAVFAAYQLSLETSYLADEGAILPKILSDLPVPPLENYMNGGNSSLSNHTHASNDIQIISDRTSENGCIMPNFPDSSSELLSTNQSPSESNFQEDYTGGANGTSSHSPILSLDNGCMAPLGITVHRDAMVGGTSRVENDLDNGWHHISDEENAGAAIHDHNENLAEYFPTSDNAQSILVSLSIACPQRRIVCKQSQLLRIKFYGNFDKPLGRYFREDLFNQSSCCASCKEPAESHVQCYTHQQGSLTISVKNLASVKLPWRNDGKIWMWHRCLRCKSKDGNPPPTKRVVMSDAARGLSFGKFLELSFSNHTTANRVACCGHSLQRDCLRFYGSGSMVAVFRYSPVDILSVNLPPSVLDFACPIAQDWLIEEAGDVANRKDNLYRVISDKLDCIEKTVSAQEDMSVKAGLYKHVVDLKDLIKIEWKKYDVSGEETIDVLGLNHVRRELVLDAQVWDRRLHMMHSLTKENYHTMATDAPCPKKLPGSLLEESKAEISSEQENMRNSVEYTHPSLSITDTGKPLLRREQSDTTLSHFGLETNIDEVYHQSVEGTTGSAGLHFVSGPSEIQSDGVVADELKLEKTLEKSESSASNLSDRIDLAWTGSSVETLPVLPTALMNGSSFQNVMAPIRIRSFDSGINFRNRLSPVDDPNVSIRRAYSQRPPRALERTGRGLSPTFTNTLSLSGMMDGEGRMLLSQSVLDVVVPVYDNEPSSIIAHAMTVPEYHSFVLPLNELDASDQSQPRNGNDSKDTHLTVSFEDEDSCSAEKAKFSVTCYFAKQFDAIRKKCCAHELDYIRSMSRCKRWSAQGGKSNAYFAKTLDDRFVIKQVTRTELDSFEDYAAEYFKYLTESVTSGSPFCLAKVLGLYQVVGKNMKDGKELKVEVMVMENIFFNRKVSRIYDLKGSLRSRYNPDTSGNNKVLLDLNLLETLHTKPIFLGSKAKRRLERAVWNDTSFLASVGVMDYSLLVGIDEESKELVIGIIDYLRQYTWDKQLETWVKASGILGGSKDGLPTIISPDQYKKRFRKAMSKYFLTVPDQWSP from the exons ATGGGAGTTCCCGTCGCGCGGAGGTCCGATTCTTGGAGTACCGACCTCGCGATGACGGACTGGGAGCACAGCGCCGACCTCGGCGGCCGGCCTATTAACGGTGGCCGAGGTGGGGCCACGGAGCAGCGCGGCGGTGGGCTGGACGGGCCTCCGGTGTCCCCGCCGGAGCGCGTCCCGACGCCGTCGTCGGCGAGGTCTGTCGGATGGCGGCGCTTCTCCTCGCCTGGCCCTCTCCGGTGCTCAACGCCAGG GAGTATTAGTTATGATGACGGCGAGGACTCTGACCGGTATTTCTCCCCGGGTAGTGAACTTTCTCAAGATACATCTGATACGGACTCCATGAGCACAAGTATTAGCAGGCTGTACACATTCAGGCTGGCTTCGAGCCCGGTGCAAAGTCCTATGAAACGGCCGGGGCTAAATGGTCACCGAAACTCTGGCCATGGCTATGATGATCTTGATTTTTCTAGCTCAATGGATTCACCCAAGGGCGATGGCGAACAGAATGACAGCACCATACATCCAATTGACTTTGAGAGTAATGGAATATGGTTTCCTCCATCGCCGCAGCATGGTGGCGATGACTTTGAAAATAGTTTCTTTGAATACgatgatgatgactatgacaacgCTGATGGGAGGAACTTTGGGCATGGTAACCATGACAGTGGCGGTAGTGACGATTTACCAGGGGTTGAAGGAAAACATAATATAGCTCATAAGGAGTTCTTGAGGAATGCTTTGCATGGGCATTTTAGGGCTCTTGTGTCCCAGTTGCTCCAAGGCCATGGAGTTGATCTCGTGGATAGATGGTCCGATATCGTATCCTCATTAGCATGGCAGGCAGCTACCTTTGTCCGACCAGACACAAGCAAAGGTGGTAGCATGGATCCAACCAGCTATGTCAAAGTCAAATGTGTAGCGTCTGGGAATCCCAACAATAG TACTTTCATTAAAGGCGTTGTTTGCTCTAAGAATGTAAAGCATAAACGCATGGTGTCAGCGCATGAGAACCCCAGAATTCTTCTTTTGGGAGGAGCACTGGAACACCAAAAGGTTACAAACAAACTAGCATCCATAAACAGCCTTCTCGAACAG GAACAGGAGTATCTTAAAAATGCTGTTGCAAAGATAGTGGCCCAAAGACCTCATGTCTTACTGGTTGAAAAAAGTATTCCAATGTATGCTCAAGAGCTTCTTGCAAAAGACATCTCTTTAGTACTGAATGTCAAGCGATCACTTCTAGAAAGGATATCACGCTGCACAGGCGGCCAAATTGCTTCATCCATTGACAATGTCACTTCAGCTAGACTTGGACACTGCCAAGCTTTCTGGATTGAAAGAGTTTCAGAAACTTTGGCTCCAAAGGACTCACACAGAAAATCAGTCAAGACACTGATGTTTTTTGATGGTTGTCCAAGACGATTGGGCTGCACG GTCCTTCTAAGAGGCACATCCTATGAAGAGTTAAGGAAGGTCAAACTTGCTTTACAATTTGCTGTATTTGCAGCATATCAACTATCACTTGAGACCTCATATCTTGCGGATGAGGGTGCAATACTACCAAAGATCCTTTCAGATCTTCCAGTTCCTCCACTTGAGAATTACATGAATGGTGGGAATAGTTCCTTAAGTAATCATACCCATGCTTCAAATGATATTCAAATCATTAGTGACAGAACTTCTGAAAATGGATGCATCATGCCAAATTTCCCTGATAGTTCTTCAGAATTGTTATCTACCAATCAATCTCCTTCGGAAAGTAACTTTCAGGAAGATTACACTGGTGGCGCTAATGGCACATCTTCTCATTCCCCAATATTATCTCTTGATAATGGTTGTATGGCACCTCTAGGCATAACTGTTCATAGAGATGCGATGGTTGGTGGGACTTCTAGAGTAGAAAATGACTTGGACAATGGTTGGCATCATATATCAGATGAAGAAAATGCAGGAGCAGCCATACATGATCATAACGAGAACCTTGCTGAGTATTTCCCAACATCTGATAATGCACAGAGCATTTTGGTTTCCTTATCAATTGCGTGCCCTCAGAGACGAATTGTGTGCAAGCAATCTCAGCTCTTGCGCATAAAGTTCTATGGTAATTTTGACAAGCCGCTTGGGAGATATTTCCGTGAAGATTTATTTAATCAA AGTTCATGCTGTGCGTCTTGCAAGGAGCCTGCAGAATCTCATGTACAATGTTATACTCATCAACAAGGCAGTCTGACAATCAGTGTAAAAAATCTTGCATCTGTGAAGTTACCTTGGCGGAATGATGGGAAGATATGGATGTGGCACAGGTGCCTCCGGTGCAAATCAAAAGATGGAAACCCTCCCCCAACAAAAAGAGTAGTGATGTCTGATGCGGCACGTGGACTTTCTTTTGGGAAGTTTCTCGAGCTTAGCTTTTCAAATCACACAACAGCCAATCGAGTTGCCTGTTGCGGACATTCCCTCCAGAGGGACTGTCTTCGTTTTTATGG GTCTGGAAGCATGGTTGCTGTCTTCCGTTATTCTCCTGTAGACATCCTGTCTGTCAACTTGCCGCCCTCAGTATTAGACTTTGCTTGTCCAATAGCTCAAGATTGGCTCATCGAGGAAGCTGGTGAT GTAGCCAATAGGAAGGATAATCTTTACAGGGTGATTTCTGATAAACTTGACTGCATTGAAAAAACGGTCTCAGCCCAAGAAGACATGAGCGTGAAGGCAGGCCTGTATAAACATGTTGTTGATCTTAAGGATTTGATTAAAATTGAGTGGAAGAAGTATGAT GTTTCAGGTGAAGAAACTATAGATGTTCTAGGCCTCAACCATGTGAGGCGAGAGCTTGTACTTGATGCCCAAGTATGGGATCGCCGACTGCACATGATGCACTCACTCACCAAGGAAAACTATCATACTATGGCAACTGATGCACCTTGTCCTAAGAAGCTTCCTGGAAGCTTATTAGAAGAGTCGAAGGCTGAGATTTCTAGTGAGCAGGAGAATATGCGGAATTCAGTAGAATATACTCACCCAAGTTTGTCCATCACAGATACCGGGAAACCATTGCTCAGAAGAGAACAGAGTGACACAACTCTGTCACATTTCGGGCTGGAAACCAATATAGATGAAGTATACCACCAGTCTGTTGAAGGCACTACTGGTTCTGCTGGTCTTCACTTTGTCTCGGGCCCATCTGAAATACAGAGTGATGGGGTGGTGGCTGATGAACTTAAGCTTGAGAAGACATTGGAGAAGTCGGAGTCTTCTGCATCGAATCTTTCTGATAGAATTGACTTGGCATGGACTGGCTCTAGTGTGGAGACACTTCCAGTCTTACCTACTGCTCTGATGAATGGTTCCTCATTCCAGAATGTCATGGCTCCAATCAGAATCAGATCATTTGATTCTGGAATCAATTTCAGGAATAGATTATCACCTGTTGACGATCCAAATGTCAGCATAAGAAGAGCTTATTCCCAAAGGCCTCCAAGGGCACTTGAGAGAACAGGCAGGGGTTTGTCCCCGACATTCACGAATACGTTGTcactttctggtatgatggatggCGAGGGTCGTATGCTTCTATCTCAAAGTGTTTTGGATGTTGTCGTTCCAGTTTATGATAATGAGCCATCCAGTATAATAGCCCATGCCATGACTGTTCCGGAATATCATAGTTTCGTGTTGCCATTGAATGAATTGGATGCCTCTGACCAATCTCAACCTAGAAATGGAAATGATTCCAAGGATACTCACTTGACAGTTTCTTTTGAGGATGAAGATTCATGTTCTGCAGAGAAGGCAAAATTTTCTGTAACATGTTATTTTGCAAAGCAGTTTGATGCAATCAGAAAAAAGTGTTGTGCACATGAATTAGACTACATCCGTTCTATGAGTCGCTGCAAGAGATGGAGTGCTCAAGGTGGCAAGAGCAATGCATACTTTGCCAAGACGCTCGATGACAGATTTGTCATAAAGCAAGTGACCCGGACAGAGTTAGATTCATTTGAGGACTACGCAGCTGAGTACTTCAAGTATTTAACAGAGTCTGTAACTTCTGGAAGCCCATTTTGCCTTGCTAAAGTCCTTGGTCTTTACCAG GTCGTTGGCAAGAACATGAAAGATGGAAAGGAACTGAAGGTGGAGGTAATGGTCATGGAAAACATATTCTTCAATAGGAAGGTATCGAGAATATATGACCTGAAAGGATCCTTGCGTTCCCGTTACAACCCTGATACATCAGGAAACAACAAGGTTCTCTTGGATCTCAATCTATTAGAGACACTTCATACGAAGCCCATTTTTCTCGGAAGCAAAGCAAAAAGAAGGTTGGAACGAGCTGTCTGGAATGATACTTCTTTTTTGGCA TCGGTGGGTGTGATGGACTATTCTCTCTTGGTTGGCATCGACGAAGAAAGCAAGGAGCTGGTGATAGGAATTATTGACTATCTCCGGCAGTACACCTGGGACAAACAGCTGGAGACTTGGGTTAAGGCATCAGGAATCCTAGGGGGCTCCAAGGACGGGCTCCCGACCATCATCTCTCCGGATCAGTACAAGAAGAGGTTCAGGAAGGCCATGTCAAAGTACTTCCTAACTGTCCCTGACCAATGGTCGCCTTGA
- the LOC127317340 gene encoding uncharacterized protein, which produces MPSSSAIVAFVGADEPSRALAASFLRSGAIVRLYIDPQADGSAAATALAELGGAVRCGSPAEAARDAALVIVLSDADAVDELFFGAQGIVKGLCAGALVLIRSTLVPSRLDKLEQRLADEKKDTLLLDGYLFSGLSDELNHNTVVVASGRKDVAERAGQLFSGLEKTIYFVEGELGSSSKMRLVNDLLESIHFVASIEAMFLGVRAGIHPSIIYDIISNAAGSSRIFVEVVPKLLSEDPVLTDSLKSVKKHASYVMDMAKAVTFPVPLLSVAYQQLIHGSSAVIGGESASPLKVWEQLFGVNIIDAANKQIYDASKLADQLVMASKEVKRVGFIGLGAMGFGMASHLLKSGFSVTAYDVYKPTMARFADLGGLTKDSPEQVSKDVEILIIMVANEVQAESVLYGNAGAVPALSAGTSIILSSTVSPGFMTQLKKRLEAESREIKLVDAPVSGGVKRAADGTLTVMASGTDEALYSAGRVLSALSEKLYVIKGGCGASSSVKMVNQLLAGVHIASAAEAMAFGARLNLRTRRVFEIIQHARGYSWMFGNRVPHMIDNDYTPYSAVDIFVKDLGIVSRESSSLGIPLHVSSVAHQLFVSGSSSGWGRCDDAAVVKVYETLTGVKVEARPPMLDKDDVLRSLPAEWPEVPMDDLVSSASHDSKKVLVVLDDDPTGTQTVHDIEVLTEWPVEALTEQFLKLPTCFFILTNSRSMIADKAALLVKDICKNLEAAAKTVPGISYTVVLRGDSTLRGHFPEEADAVVSVLGDMDAWIICPFFLQGGRYTIDDIHYVAESDRLIPAGETEFAKDASFGYTSSDLKQWVEEKTRGRISANQVSTISISLLRKEGPNAVCQHLCRLEKGSVCIVNAASERDMNVFAAGMIQAELQGKRFLCRTAASFVSARIGIEPKPPIRPNDLGLKRTLAGGLIVVGSYVPKTTKQVDELRSQCTQSLLVIEVSVEMVSLKSTEDRDQEISRVVELGNAYIQSRRDTLVVTSRQLITGKTPEESLEINYKVSSALVEIVRRIDTRPRYILAKGGITSSDLATKALEARRAKVMGQALAGVPLWQLGPESRHPGVPYIVFPGNVGDNSALAKVVQNWACPSRSSTKELLLNAEKSGYAVGAFNVYNLEGIEAVIAAAEAEESPAILQVHPSALKQGGVPLVACCIAAAEQASVPITVHYDHGTSKQDLLEALEMGFDSIMVDGSHLSLGENILYTKNISSLAHAKGILVEAELGRLSGTEDGLTVEEYEARFTDIAQAEQFIDETGIDALAVCIGNVHGKYPPSGPNLRLDLLKDLRELTMKKGVSLVLHGASGLPHELVKECIGLGVRKFNVNTEVRNSYLESLKKPEKDLVQVMASAKEAMKAVVAEKIRLFGSAGKA; this is translated from the exons ATGCCGTCGTCGTCTGCGATCGTCGCGTTCGTCGGCGCAGATGAGCCGAGCCGAGCGCTCGCCGCCTCTTTCCTCCGCTCCGGCGCGATCGTCCGCCTCTACATCGACCCCCAG GCGGATGGATCGGCGGCGGCAACGGCGCTTGCGGAGCTGGGCGGCGCCGTCCGATGCGGGAGCCCCGCTGAAGCCGCGCGAG ATGCGGCGCTCGTCATTGTGCTCAGCGACGCCGATGCGGTAGATGAGTTGTTCTTTGGGGCTCAGGGTATTGTGAAAG GATTGTGCGCAGGGGCTCTTGTGTTGATTCGGTCGACGTTGGTGCCTAGTCGTCTTGACAAGTTGGAGCAGAGGCTTGCAG ATGAGAAGAAAGATACCCTTCTTCTTGACGGTTACCTTTTTAGTGGTTTATCTGACGAACTGAATCATAATACTGTT GTCGTTGCATCTGGGAGAAAGGATGTAGCAGAAAGAGCTGGTCAACTCTTCTCTG GTCTTGAAAAAACCATTTACTTTGTCGAAGGTGAATTGGGCAGCAGCAG CAAAATGAGGCTGGTTAATGATTTGCTGGAAAGCATTCATTTTGTTGCTTCTATTGAAGCAATGTTTCTTGGTGTTCGAGCTGGGATCCATCCATCAATTATCTATGACATAATATCAAATGCTGCAGGAAGCTCAAG GATATTTGTGGAGGTGGTTCCAAAACTTCTGAGTGAAGATCCTGTGCTTACTGATTCTCTGAAGTCAGTAAAGAAACATGCA AGCTACGTGATGGATATGGCTAAAGCAGTAACATTCCCTGTGCCACTTCTATCCGTTGCCTATCAACAATTAATACATG GTTCGTCAGCAGTAATTGGAGGTGAATCTGCTTCACCGTTGAAG GTTTGGGAACAATTATTTGGAGTAAACATCATAGATGCTGCCAATAAACAAATCTATGACGCGAGCAAATTAGCTGATCAGCTTGTTATGGCCTCTAAAGAAGTAAAGAGAGTTGGCTTTATTGGTCTTGGAGCTATGGGCTTTGGAATGGCATCTCATTTGCTAAAATCAGGGTTCTCTGTAACTGCTTATGAT GTGTACAAGCCAACAATGGCCAGATTTGCTGATTTAGGTGGATTGACTAAAGATTCTCCTGAGCAAGTatcaaaag ATGTGGAAATACTTATTATCATGGTTGCAAATGAAGTTCAAGCTGAAAGTGTTCTGTATGGAAATGCTGGTGCTGTGCCAG CATTGTCAGCGGGAACATCCATTATTCTGTCTTCTACAGTTTCTCCTGGATTTATGACTCAACTCAAGAAAAGATTGGAAG CCGAAAGTCGAGAGATAAAGTTGGTTGATGCTCCAGTATCTGGTGGTGTCAAGAGGGCAGCAGATGGGACCCTAACT GTAATGGCTTCGGGAACAGATGAAGCTCTGTATTCTGCTGGTAGAGTTTTGTCAG CACTAAGCGAGAAGCTATATGTCATCAAAGGAGGATGTGGAGCTTCGag TTCTGTTAAAATGGTCAACCAACTTCTTGCTGGGGTCCATATAGCCTCAGCAGCTGAAGCAATGGCATTTGGTGCTCGACTAAATTTGCGAACAAGAAGAGTTTTCGAAATTATTCAACATGCAAGAGGTTACTCGTG GATGTTTGGAAATCGTGTGCCGCACATGATTGATAATGATTACACACCTTATTCTGCAGTGGACATATTCGTCAAGGATCTT GGTATAGTATCTCGTGAAAGCTCCAGCTTGGGGATCCCATTGCATGTCTCTAGTGTTGCTCATCAACTGTTTGTTTCAG GTTCTTCTTCTGGGTGGGGTCGGTGTGATGATGCTGCTGTTGTCAAG GTCTATGAGACATTGACTGGAGTAAAAGTAGAAGCAAGGCCACCCATGCTTGATAAAGACGATGTCCTGCGTTCTCTTCCTGCTGAGTGGCCTGAAGTTCCAATGGATGATCTTGTTTCCTCTGCATCTCATGATAGCAAAAAAGTTCTTGTAGTTTTAGATGATGATCCAACTGGAACTCAAACAGTTCATGATATAGAGGTCTTGACTGAATG GCCTGTTGAAGCCCTCACAGAGCAGTTTCTGAAACTGCCAACTTGcttttttattttgacaaactctcGGTCAATGATTGCTGATAAG GCCGCACTACTAGTAAAAGATATTTgcaaaaatcttgaagctgcagcaAAGACTGTCCCTGGTATTAGCTATACAGTGGTCTTGAGAGGCGATTCCACTCTACGTGGCCATTTCCCAGAG GAAGCTGATGCAGTTGTTTCAGTATTAGGTGACATGGATGCTTGGATAATCTGTCCCTTCTTTCTTCAAGGTGGGCGGTACACTATTGATGACATTCATTATGTTGCAGAATCTGACAG ATTGATTCCTGCTGGAGAGACTGAGTTCGCCAAGGATGCATCTTTTGGCTATACATCTTCCGATCTCAAACAG TGGGTTGAAGAAAAAACTAGAGGAAGGATTTCAGCAAACCAAGTTTCGACAATTTCCATAAGTCTTCTGCGTAAAGAAGGACCAAATGCAGTCTGCCAGCATCTCTGTAGGTTGGAGAAG GGCTCTGTGTGTATTGTCAATGCTGCTAGTGAGAGGGACATGAATGTCTTTGCTGCTGGAATGATCCAG GCTGAATTGCAAGGAAAGCGATTTCTATGCCGCACAGCTGCAAGTTTTGTGAGTGCTAGAATTGGGATTGAGCCAAAGCCACCGATTCGCCCAAATGACCTTGGGTTAAAAAGAACTTTAGCTGGAGGTCTCATAGTTGTTGGTTCTTATGTGCCAAAAACTACGAAGCAG GTTGATGAGCTTCGCTCACAATGCACGCAATCCCTTCTAGTGATAGAG GTGTCTGTTGAGATGGTCTCACTGAAATCAACTGAGGACAGAGACCAAGAAATCAGCAGAGTTGTTGAATTAGGAAATGCTTACATACAGTCCAGGAGAGACACTCTAGTCGTCACCAGCCGCCAACTCATTACCGGAAAAA CTCCTGAAGAAAGTTTAGAAATTAATTACAAAGTGAGCTCAGCACTAGTAGAGATTGTGAGAAGAATTGATACACGACCCCGTTACATCCTTGCAAAG GGAGGAATCACTTCGTCTGATCTTGCTACGAAAGCTTTGGAAGCTCGCCGTGCCAAAGTAATGGGACAAGCTTTAGCTGGTGTACCGTTGTGGCAGCTTGGCCCTGAGAGTAGACATCCTGGTGTCCCTTACATCGTTTTCCCTG GTAATGTTGGCGATAACAGTGCTCTGGCAAAAGTGGTCCAGAATTGGGCTTGCCCTTCTAGAAGTTCAACAAAAGAACTTCTCCTT AACGCGGAGAAGAGTGGATACGCAGTTGGTGCTTTCAATGTATATAACCTTGAGGGAATTGAAGCTGTCATTGCAGCTGCAGAGGCTGAAGAAAGTCCTGCTATTCTTCAG GTTCATCCCAGTGCCCTGAAGCAAGGTGGAGTTCCATTGGTAGCATGCTGCATTGCTGCAGCAGAACAAGCCAGT GTACCTATCACCGTTCACTATGATCACGGGACTTCCAAGCAAGATTTGCTTGAAGCTCTTGAGATG GGATTTGACTCAATCATGGTGGATGGTTCCCACCTATCTTTGGGGGAGAACATCCTATACACAAAGAACATATCTTCATTGGCTCATGCAAAAGGCATACTTGTGGAAGCTGAACTTGGGAGACTATCAGGAACTGAAGACGGCCTGACAGTGGAAGAATATGAAGCAAGATTTACTGATATTGCTCAG GCTGAGCAATTCATTGATGAAACTGGTATTGATGCATTAGCAGTATGCATTGGAAATGTTCATGGAAAATATCCTCCCAGTGGACCAAACCTCAGACTTGACTTGCTAAAG GATCTTCGTGAGttaaccatgaagaaaggagttaGTTTGGTTCTCCATGGAGCATCTGGCCTCCCACATGAACTTGTAAAG GAGTGCATAGGTTTGGGTGTGAGGAaattcaacgtgaacacagaggTCCGCAACAGTTACCTGGAGTCCCTCAAGAAGCCAGAAAAGGACCTGGTTCAGGTCATGGCGTCTGCTAAGGAGGCAATGAAAGCTGTCGTAGCAGAGAAAATACGCCTCTTCGGGTCTGCAGGGAAAGCCTGA